From Acidobacteriota bacterium, one genomic window encodes:
- a CDS encoding D-alanyl-D-alanine carboxypeptidase, producing the protein MKSFTVRIVICVAILLAVGFSASNTNAQVYTRPATPSPTPKPLLQDIQVVPQGGSTTNQTQTKGVTKTAATSSVYPTLADVQIPGYSGVLVETLEGKNVVDSYSNYAFNPASNVKIATAYAVLKTFGPDFRFQTTVWTDGQVDPATRTLVGNLYVSGRDPMFNLEHGVRLAHELNNLGIQSISGDLIVTDNFAMNYSMSPVASGNNLLASLDAGRRNAATSKAWQNYLLNSGKFGQAISLPSISISGTVYVQPMPGSLRPLFTHESAPMKEILKVTLSYSNNFLSERLGDMVGGAYRVAQIVQQGAGVFPQEFILQTSSGLGINRVTPRAMMKLLRALRTDLARYKLGFSDVMPVAGIDKGTLEGRFDSDFARGSVIGKTGTLGNTDGGVSALAGEIGTRSGTLLFVIFNQRGSVPRFRAFQNSYVSMIQSQFGGAAPMTYNAVSLDVRIANTRVTYPETRARIN; encoded by the coding sequence ATGAAGAGTTTTACCGTTAGAATTGTCATTTGTGTCGCCATATTGTTGGCGGTCGGATTTTCGGCTTCGAACACCAACGCCCAGGTCTATACTCGCCCGGCGACGCCTTCACCGACGCCCAAGCCTCTGCTTCAGGACATTCAGGTGGTTCCGCAAGGCGGTTCGACGACAAATCAAACTCAGACCAAGGGTGTCACCAAAACGGCTGCGACATCCTCCGTTTACCCGACGCTCGCCGACGTTCAGATTCCGGGATACTCGGGAGTGCTCGTTGAAACGCTTGAAGGCAAGAACGTGGTCGACAGTTATTCGAACTATGCGTTCAACCCCGCGTCGAACGTGAAGATCGCGACCGCGTATGCGGTGCTCAAAACGTTCGGCCCCGACTTCCGTTTCCAAACAACGGTCTGGACCGACGGTCAGGTTGACCCGGCGACGCGCACGCTCGTTGGGAATCTTTATGTCTCGGGACGCGATCCGATGTTCAATCTCGAGCACGGTGTCCGCCTCGCGCACGAACTCAACAATCTTGGGATTCAAAGCATCAGCGGCGATCTGATCGTGACCGACAATTTTGCGATGAACTACAGTATGTCGCCGGTCGCATCGGGAAATAACTTGCTCGCATCGCTCGACGCCGGCCGTCGGAATGCCGCAACGTCGAAGGCCTGGCAGAATTACCTTTTGAATTCCGGCAAGTTCGGACAGGCGATCTCGTTGCCGTCGATCTCGATTTCGGGAACAGTATACGTTCAACCGATGCCGGGCAGTCTGCGACCGCTTTTCACGCACGAGTCGGCGCCGATGAAAGAGATCCTCAAGGTCACACTGAGTTATTCGAACAACTTTCTGTCGGAACGCCTTGGCGATATGGTCGGCGGCGCGTACCGCGTTGCCCAGATCGTCCAGCAGGGCGCGGGCGTGTTCCCGCAAGAGTTCATTCTTCAGACTTCGAGCGGTCTCGGGATCAACCGTGTCACGCCAAGGGCGATGATGAAGCTTCTTCGCGCGCTCCGAACCGATCTGGCACGTTACAAACTCGGCTTTTCCGATGTGATGCCGGTGGCGGGAATCGACAAGGGAACTCTGGAAGGGCGATTTGATTCGGATTTCGCTCGCGGCAGCGTCATCGGCAAAACCGGAACTCTCGGGAACACGGATGGCGGCGTCAGCGCTTTGGCCGGCGAGATCGGCACCCGCAGCGGCACGCTCTTGTTCGTGATCTTCAATCAGCGCGGCAGCGTCCCGCGGTTCCGCGCATTTCAAAACAGTTACGTTTCGATGATCCAGAGCCAGTTCGGCGGCGCCGCGCCGATGACCTACAACGCGGTCTCGCTCGACGTCCGAATCGCCAATACGCGCGTCACGTATCCTGAAACTCGCGCCCGCATTAATTGA
- the murJ gene encoding murein biosynthesis integral membrane protein MurJ — MTETESTREPSPEIPVTKARSVTKSAGIVSIAVMFSRVLGLVREMIFSRFFGAGFLYDAFLVGFRIPNLLRDLFAEGALSAAFVKVFTDYQIKKSEIEAWRLASLVFNALAVVLSFVAILGILLSPYIVPLLAWGFPPEKARLAVTLTQIMFPFILLVAMAAVAMGVLNTKGRFGIPASASTAFNIASIVFGLAMAFWLSGGTWEISADKNLVPSAAAQWAITGMAIGTLIGGAFQLFIQIPSLYKVGFRFIPALSFTDEGVRRVMRLMGPAIIGTSAVQVKVLVDTFVVSGIDGGQSWLSYAFRLMQFPIGVFGVAIGTAAIPTLSKLASEENFKEFRSTLSDAVKLIFLLTIPSACGLIVLGEPIIRLIYEGGRFGAADTNMTAWALSAYSVGLAGYAAIKVLSPSFYALDDAKTPMYVSLASIVVHVGTSYGMMRLLSTVGVTPERPGGFGHVGVALATSLVALINFLALSLLMRRRIQRLNGREIFVSFVKIAIASTAMSAVAYGAYFILHAQFGGAGLIFKLIECFVPIGLAGIVFFVTAKFLRISEVDKIYGAISRKLGKGR, encoded by the coding sequence ATGACCGAAACCGAATCAACTCGCGAACCGTCCCCCGAAATTCCCGTAACAAAAGCGCGCAGCGTCACGAAAAGTGCCGGCATCGTCTCGATCGCCGTTATGTTTTCCCGTGTCCTGGGACTTGTCCGCGAAATGATCTTTTCGCGCTTTTTCGGCGCCGGATTTCTGTATGACGCTTTTTTGGTCGGTTTTCGGATACCGAATCTTCTGCGGGATCTTTTTGCCGAAGGTGCACTCTCAGCGGCGTTCGTCAAGGTCTTTACCGATTACCAGATCAAGAAGAGCGAGATCGAAGCCTGGCGATTGGCGAGTCTGGTATTCAATGCATTGGCGGTTGTCCTGAGCTTTGTTGCGATTCTCGGAATCCTTCTCTCTCCGTACATCGTGCCGCTGCTCGCGTGGGGTTTTCCTCCTGAAAAAGCGCGTCTAGCGGTGACGCTGACTCAGATAATGTTCCCGTTCATCCTGCTAGTGGCGATGGCCGCGGTCGCGATGGGCGTTTTGAATACGAAGGGACGATTCGGAATTCCCGCTTCGGCATCGACGGCGTTCAACATCGCCTCCATCGTTTTTGGTCTCGCGATGGCCTTTTGGCTGAGCGGTGGGACGTGGGAAATCTCGGCTGACAAGAACCTGGTTCCGAGTGCCGCGGCGCAATGGGCGATCACCGGAATGGCGATCGGCACTTTGATCGGCGGCGCGTTTCAGCTCTTCATACAGATTCCATCCCTCTACAAGGTCGGATTTCGTTTCATTCCGGCACTGAGTTTTACCGACGAGGGCGTGCGGCGCGTGATGCGTTTGATGGGGCCTGCGATCATCGGAACTTCGGCGGTGCAAGTAAAGGTCCTCGTCGACACCTTCGTCGTTTCGGGAATCGACGGCGGCCAGTCTTGGCTTTCATACGCCTTTCGGCTGATGCAATTCCCGATCGGCGTTTTTGGAGTCGCGATCGGCACGGCGGCAATTCCGACGCTTTCAAAACTCGCCTCCGAAGAGAACTTCAAGGAGTTTCGAAGCACGCTCTCCGACGCGGTGAAACTTATCTTTCTGCTGACGATACCGTCGGCCTGTGGACTGATCGTGCTCGGTGAACCGATCATCAGGCTGATCTACGAAGGTGGACGATTCGGCGCGGCCGATACCAATATGACGGCGTGGGCGCTTTCGGCCTACTCGGTCGGACTTGCGGGTTATGCGGCGATCAAGGTTTTGTCTCCGTCGTTTTACGCGCTCGATGACGCGAAGACGCCGATGTACGTGAGTCTCGCGTCGATCGTCGTACACGTCGGGACGAGTTACGGAATGATGAGACTGCTTTCGACCGTCGGGGTTACGCCCGAACGGCCGGGCGGTTTCGGCCACGTCGGAGTGGCGCTCGCGACGTCGCTCGTGGCACTCATCAATTTCCTCGCACTTTCGCTTTTGATGCGCCGCCGGATCCAACGGCTAAATGGCCGCGAGATCTTCGTCTCGTTCGTCAAGATCGCCATCGCATCGACGGCGATGTCGGCGGTTGCATATGGGGCTTATTTCATTCTCCACGCGCAGTTTGGCGGTGCAGGTCTGATCTTCAAGCTGATCGAGTGTTTCGTCCCGATCGGGCTCGCGGGAATTGTTTTCTTCGTCACCGCGAAGTTCTTGCGGATCAGCGAGGTTGACAAGATCTACGGCGCGATCTCGCGAAAACTCGGCAAAGGGAGATAG
- the ligA gene encoding NAD-dependent DNA ligase LigA, whose translation MNISEQDTRAELQHLRAEIDRHNELYYQKNEPEISDFEFDKLLERLKEIESAHPELISPESPTQRVGGRAEGFASFTHKVPLMSLDNSYNIDELRAFDERCQRLADGRKLDYVAELKIDGLSVSLHYANGALSVGATRGDGSTGDNVTPNVKTIKSIPHRLTDGFPAAIEVRGEVFMARSVFESINAELEMQGEKLYANPRNFASGTLRQLDSAVVASRKLDMFPYDVWEGNQKPFASHWENFEWLQKQGFNVNPNRRLCTDIDAVIAFCDEMLALRDALDYDIDGVVVKVNSTALQEEFGSTTKAPRWAIAYKYPAMQAMTRLNGITIQVGRTGALTPVAELEPVLLAGTTVSRASLHNEDEIIRLGIKIGDFVNIEKSGEIIPQVLGVVESRRTGGEVEYEFPRNCPICGFDAIRPEGEAVRRCSNPVCPAKLKARIGYFAMRKAMDIEGLGDVLIEQLVDRGLIHDVADLYALDLETVSGLERMAEKSATKVLEQIQISKSRGLRRLLFGLDIRHVGERYAKILANHFRDIESLKTASVEQFDDIPEIGLTVAESVSGWFRDERNIELVERLKSFGVKTEIDSDSVANLDERFVGKTFVLTGKLESFTRDEAARLIEQRGGRTASSVSKKTDFVVAGSDAGSKLTKAESLGVTVLDESEFQAMLAEAGN comes from the coding sequence ATGAACATTTCCGAGCAAGATACCCGGGCCGAACTTCAACATTTGCGCGCCGAGATCGATCGTCACAACGAACTCTATTATCAGAAAAACGAGCCGGAGATCTCCGACTTCGAGTTCGACAAACTGCTCGAACGCCTGAAGGAGATCGAGTCGGCGCACCCCGAACTGATCAGTCCCGAAAGTCCGACCCAGCGCGTCGGCGGCCGCGCCGAAGGATTCGCGTCGTTCACCCACAAGGTCCCGCTGATGTCGCTCGACAACTCATACAACATCGACGAATTGCGCGCCTTCGACGAGCGGTGCCAAAGGCTTGCCGACGGGCGCAAACTGGATTACGTCGCCGAACTCAAGATAGACGGCCTCTCGGTTTCACTCCATTACGCAAACGGCGCGCTGTCGGTCGGCGCGACACGCGGCGACGGCTCTACCGGCGACAACGTGACGCCGAACGTGAAAACGATCAAGTCGATCCCGCATCGTCTGACCGATGGGTTTCCGGCGGCGATCGAGGTCCGCGGCGAGGTTTTTATGGCGCGTTCGGTGTTCGAGAGCATCAACGCCGAACTTGAGATGCAGGGCGAAAAGCTGTACGCGAATCCGCGAAATTTCGCATCCGGCACTCTTCGGCAACTCGACTCCGCGGTCGTCGCCTCGCGCAAGCTCGATATGTTCCCGTACGACGTTTGGGAAGGAAATCAAAAGCCGTTCGCCTCGCATTGGGAGAATTTCGAATGGTTGCAGAAACAAGGATTCAACGTCAATCCGAACCGGCGTCTGTGCACCGATATCGATGCCGTGATCGCCTTTTGCGATGAGATGCTGGCGCTCCGCGACGCTCTCGATTACGACATCGACGGCGTCGTGGTCAAAGTCAATTCGACCGCGCTTCAGGAGGAATTCGGATCGACGACAAAGGCGCCGCGATGGGCGATCGCCTACAAATATCCGGCGATGCAGGCGATGACGCGGCTCAACGGGATCACGATCCAGGTCGGTCGCACGGGAGCGCTGACGCCGGTTGCCGAACTCGAACCGGTGCTCCTCGCCGGCACAACCGTATCGCGCGCGAGCCTTCACAACGAGGACGAGATCATTCGGCTCGGGATAAAAATCGGCGATTTCGTCAACATCGAAAAAAGCGGCGAGATAATTCCGCAGGTACTCGGCGTTGTCGAATCGCGCCGCACGGGCGGAGAGGTCGAATACGAATTTCCGCGCAATTGCCCGATTTGCGGGTTCGACGCGATCCGGCCCGAAGGTGAGGCTGTCCGGCGGTGCTCGAATCCGGTTTGTCCGGCAAAACTCAAGGCTCGCATTGGATATTTCGCGATGCGAAAGGCGATGGACATCGAAGGACTGGGTGACGTTCTGATCGAACAGCTCGTCGATCGGGGTTTGATTCACGATGTCGCCGATCTTTACGCGCTTGATCTCGAAACCGTTTCCGGGCTCGAACGGATGGCCGAAAAATCGGCCACAAAGGTGCTCGAACAGATCCAGATCTCAAAATCGCGTGGGTTGCGGCGATTGCTGTTTGGGCTCGACATCCGTCACGTCGGTGAACGTTACGCGAAGATCCTCGCCAATCACTTTCGCGACATCGAGAGCTTGAAAACGGCATCGGTCGAACAGTTTGACGACATTCCGGAGATCGGTCTGACGGTAGCCGAAAGCGTATCCGGCTGGTTTAGGGACGAAAGAAATATCGAGTTGGTCGAACGCCTCAAATCGTTCGGCGTCAAAACGGAGATCGACTCCGACTCGGTTGCGAATCTGGATGAACGGTTTGTCGGAAAGACGTTCGTTTTGACGGGGAAACTCGAATCGTTCACACGCGACGAGGCGGCGCGTCTGATCGAGCAGCGCGGCGGCCGCACGGCGAGTTCGGTCAGCAAAAAGACCGATTTCGTCGTCGCCGGTTCGGACGCCGGATCGAAACTGACCAAGGCCGAATCGCTCGGCGTGACGGTCCTGGATGAATCGGAGTTTCAAGCGATGTTGGCGGAAGCGGGGAATTGA